From Drosophila virilis strain 15010-1051.87 chromosome X, Dvir_AGI_RSII-ME, whole genome shotgun sequence, the proteins below share one genomic window:
- the mew gene encoding integrin alpha-PS1, producing the protein MTAPPLRGTSPRSNHGESRILIALNVLLCIIFAATAVSCFNLEQRQPLIKYGHPNSNFGYSLATHTIGEYNWPNNTKCLLVGAPLDRNRQPNTNESGALYRCPISTDFNDCEQVITDGRRSSGGAYEPTYDVDELIPPSSDEIKEGQWMGVTVRSQGLGGKVLVCAHRYVTIVRENRYGQGLCYVLTNDLQFDEVYEPCKGRSVQRQHEDYGFCQVGTSGALLDDNTMVLGTPGPFTWRGAIFVTEIGGEYLERDKNMYYSDHSDASSPVDKYSYLGMAVTGGRYFGERMSYAAGAPRSNGHGQVVIFDKANTSPIPVRLIIDGEQFASSFGYELTTADINGDQKPDLIVAAPFYFAKSDGGAVYVYQNAKDMLPKQATLRLTGALESRFGLALANIGDLNKDSCEDLAVGAPYEGDGVVYVYLGSKQGLNEKPSQRIQASDLGRNLPQPIRTFGISIAGNTDLDGNSYVDMVVGALPSVVVLLARPIINIQTTYRSNETRNIDPNRAGCRMDVSTNLTCFTFEACSSIDPHEQLTKELNLILTAEAETFEHHKKFSRAFFDRENKRSNVISRQVRVRTDGRVECQMVTGYIKANTRDIQTPIRFRLDYKLEEQQLADSPLERLNPILDQTQAYIEFEGTFQKDCGDDDLCESDLRLHAEPNLTAEDGQYSLIQGNKTELEVMVNVSNLADSAYEAQLFIVHQKSVSYIATKKPTNATCNSFNTTLVACSLGNPMLRGTTTHVTIRFDPNSLELEESQMVFHIFANTTSQLVGQQPPERRLTVQMVRRAELTVRGWVNPEQSFYSGAAKLQDSPMELDDVGSPLMHTYSIFNEGPSAAPKVQLVISLPLMLESGQGQELEQGAKDQYLQYLEDKPTIETGQGECTVAPEYINPLKLASKVPASLRSAAYLNAPASMTKWPLHRQASPTPSKSLNLSQSQGQTQHWSQHKSGQDYGRANRLPRNTLERIVRPERFMDGREAGVKGKKQQIVELNCDKLTAHCIKIHCEFFAMPAKTEAQVTLKARLWNSTLVAQYPRVDLVRIISTAHVKIPQNFGVEQLENNDNVLVETRAYPELLDQQRETHTPLWIYILAVLGGLLLLGAFTYAMWKCGFFKRQRPTDPTLSGNLEKMNEEKPFLGAKSSHNVF; encoded by the exons CCTGCTGGTGGGCGCGCCCTTGGACCGGAATCGACAGCCGAACACAAATGAATCGGGCGCCCTGTACAGGTGCCCCATCTCGACGGACTTCAACGATTGCGAGCAGGTCATCACGGACGGACGAAGAT CATCTGGCGGAGCTTATGAACCTA CCTACGATGTCGACGAACTGATACCGCCATCTAGCGACGAAATCAAGGAGGGACAATGGATGGGCGTAACTGTACGCTCCCAAGGTCTGGGCGGCAAG GTGCTGGTCTGTGCGCATCGCTATGTGACGATTGTGCGCGAGAATCGCTATGGACAAGGTCTGTGCTATGTCCTGACCAACGATCTACAATTCGACGAGGTCTACGAGCCATGCAAAGGACGCTCCGTGCAAAG gCAACACGAGGATTATGGCTTCTGTCAGGTGGGCACCTCGGGCGCCCTGCTGGATGACAATACCATGGTGCTGGGCACGCCGGGCCCGTTCACGTGGCGCGGCGCCATTTTCGTGACAGAAATTGGGGGCGAGTATCTGGAGCGGGACAAGAACATGTACTACAGCGATCACTCGGACGCCAGCTCACCGGTGGATAAGTACAGTTATCTGGGCATGGCCGTAACGGGCGGAAGATACTTCGGGGAGCGGATGTCCTATGCGGCGGGTGCGCCCCGTTCGAATGGCCACGGCCAGGTTGTGATCTTCGATAAGGCCAACACGAGTCCGATACCCGTGCGGCTGATCATTGACGGGGAGCAGTTCGCCTCGAGCTTCGGCTATGAGCTGACCACGGCGGACATCAATGGGGACCAGAAACCGGATCTGATTGTCGCCGCGCCCTTCTATTTCGCCAAGAGCGACGGCGGCGCCGTCTATGTCTATCAGAACGCCAAGGATATGCTGCCCAAGCAGGCGACGCTGCGTCTGACCGGGGCCCTGGAGAGTCGCTTCGGGCTGGCGCTGGCCAACATTGGGGATCTGAACAAGGACAGCTGCGAGGATCTGGCTGTGGGTGCACCCTACGAGGGCGACGGCGTAGTCTACGTTTATCTCGGCTCCAAGCAGGGCCTCAACGAGAAGCCCTCGCAGCGCATTCAGGCCTCGGATCTGGGACGCAATCTGCCCCAGCCCATACGCACCTTTGGCATCTCCATAGCGGGCAACACGGATCTCGATGGCAACTCGTATGTGGACATGGTCGTGGGCGCTCTGCCCTCTGTTGTCGTCCTGCTGGCCCGACCCATCATCAACATCCAGACGACATATCGCAGCAACGAGACGCGTAACATCGATCCAAATCGCGCGGGCTGCCGCATGGATGTCTCAACGAATCTGACCTGCTTCACGTTCGAGGCGTGCAGCAGCATCGATCCGCACGAGCAGCTGACCAAGGAGCTCAATCTGATCTTAACCGCCGAGGCGGAGACCTTCGAGCACCACAAGAAGTTCTCGCGCGCCTTCTTCGATCGGGAGAACAAGCGCAGCAACGTGATCAGTCGACAGGTTCGCGTCCGCACAGATGGCCGAGTCGAGTGCCAAATGGTAACCGGGTACATCAAGGCGAACACGCGCGACATTCAGACGCCCATTCGCTTTCGCCTGGACTACAAgctggaggagcagcagctggccgaCTCACCGCTCGAACGGCTCAATCCCATCCTGGACCAGACGCAGGCCTACATCGAGTTCGAGGGCACCTTCCAGAAGGATTGCGGCGATGATGATCTCTGCGAGAGCGATCTGCGACTCCATGCGGAGCCCAATCTCACGGCCGAGG ACGGTCAATACTCACTGATCCAGGGCAACAAAACGGAACTGGAGGTCATGGTGAACGTGAGCAATCTGGCGGACTCGGCGTACGAGGCGCAGCTGTTCATCGTGCACCAGAAGAGCGTCTCATACATAGCGACCAAGAAGCCG ACAAACGCGACATGCAACAGCTTCAACACGACGCTGGTGGCCTGCAGCCTGGGCAATCCGATGCTGCGTGGCACCACGACGCACGTGACAATCCGTTTCGATCCGAACAGCCTGGAGCTGGAGGAGTCTCAAATGGTGTTCCACATCTTTGCGAACACCACCTCGCAGCTGGTGGGCCAGCAGCCGCCCGAGCGCCGGCTGACCGTGCAGATGGTGCGTCGGGCAGAGCTGACTGTCCGCGGCTGGGTGAATCCGGAGCAGAGCTTCTACAGCGGCGCGGCCAAGCTGCAGGATTCGCCCATGGAGCTGGACGATGTCGGCTCGCCGCTGATGCACACCTATTCGATCTTCAACGAGGGCCCTTCGGCGGCGCCCAAGGTGCAGCTGGTGATCTCCTTGCCGCTGATGCTGGAGAGCGGCCAGGGCCAGGAGCTGGAGCAGGGCGCCAAGGATCAGTATCTGCAATATTTGGAGGACAAGCCAACCATCGAGACCGGCCAGGGCGAGTGCACGGTGGCGCCCGAGTACATCAATCCGCTTAAGCTCGCCTCCAAGGTGCCCGCCAGCCTGCGCAGCGCCGCCTACCTGAACGCGCCCGCCTCCATGACCAAGTGGCCCCTGCACCGCCAGGCGTCACCCACGCCAAGCAAATCCCTCAATCTCAGCCAGAGCCAGGGTCAGACGCAGCACTGGAGCCAGCACAAGTCTGGCCAGGATTATGGCCGGGCGAATCGCCTGCCGCGCAACACGCTCGAACGCATTGTCCGGCCGGAGCGCTTCATGGACGGACGCGAGGCCGGCGTCAAGGGCAAGAAGCAGCAAATTGTGGAGCTCAACTGTGACAAGCTGACGGCTCACTGCATCAAAATACACTGTGAGTTCTTCGCGATGCCAGCCAAGACGGAGGCGCAGGTGACACTCAAGGCGCGCCTCTGGAACTCGACGCTGGTCGCCCAATATCCTCGAGTGGATCTTGTCCGCATCATATCCACCGCCCATGTCAAAATACCCCAAAACTTTGGTGTCGAGCAGCTCGAGAACAATGACAATGTCTTG GTGGAGACACGCGCCTATCCGGAACTGTTGGACCAGCAGAGGGAGACGCACACGCCGCTATGGATCTATATATTGGCCGTGCTGGgcggcctgctgctgctgggcgcgTTCACGTACGCGATGTGGAAGTGCGGATTCTTTAAGCGGCAGCGACCGACGGATCCAACGCTGAGCGGCAATCTGGAGAAGATGAACGAGGAGAAGCCCTTCCTAGGCGCCAAGAGCAGTCATAATGTTTTCTAA